The Apium graveolens cultivar Ventura chromosome 6, ASM990537v1, whole genome shotgun sequence genome contains a region encoding:
- the LOC141665350 gene encoding uncharacterized protein LOC141665350 → MTDKAKGWVTSYFSARKSVSWDEFIVDVTGRFRDESGSNIVELFNKLHQIDDLEAYVDEFENLRSVMLQSNHVLPEVYILNSFIGGLKPTIKPFVKAFKPVSITDAIEYARLQEESLQVNRNYKTPYQSKPMLANIKLPLLPTPNVVTKGVTSNLGIQHNSSRNNKYIPADIRAEKIAKGLWYFSDQKYERGHKCKFKEPQLFTVEVPGDEVDKCDEWCDVDEGCGENELSGVKEAVISVNALAGNQNFQTMRVKGFVKGKMVHILIDTGSTHNFLDEGLAKEIGVDIEEIPSQMITVADGNQMAYDKICKKFEWGMSDIDFCTEVMLIGLGSCDMGLGIQWLSTLGLVYWDFKKLRMDFVINDNSITLKGVPAKKLKVSENGPTQKMLKNAAQLCFLQLVHTQKDFEHKISAIQENVEFLELTELKSKFEEVFKEPTELPPSRGIMDHQNPLIDGASPVNIRPYRYPLKQKDVIEQLVQEMLDRGIIQDSTSPFASPVVLVGKKDGTWRLCIDYRELNKRTVKDKFPIPIIEELMDELAGSTIFSKLDLRAGYHQMRLHQDDVFKTAFKTHIGHYEFLVMPFRLTNAPASFQRWMNSVFKPLLRKSVLVFFDDILVYSKNLADHWVHLEEVFQLMISNQLYAKESKCSFAVYKIEYLGHFISVEGITTDSRKVQAVANWPVPKSLKQLRSFLGLSGYYRKFVKSYAILCKPLTDLLKKGAFSWNDQVQHAFEVVKQALMTAPVLALPNFSKIFIIETDASQRGI, encoded by the coding sequence ATGACTGATAAGGCTAAAGGTTGGGTTACTAGTTATTTTTCTGCAAGAAAATCTGTTAGTTGGGATGAGTTCATTGTAGATGTTACAGGAAGGTTTAGAGATGAATCGGGTAGCAATATTGTAGAATTGTTTAATAAATTGCATCAGATAGATGATTTGGAAGCGTATGTAGACGAGTTTGAGAATCTGAGGTCTGTGATGTTGCAGAGCAATCATGTATTGCCAGAAGTATACATTCTTAATAGTTTTATTGGAGGGCTGAAGCCTACAATAAAACCATTTGTGAAAGCCTTTAAACCGGTGTCAATTACTGATGCTATAGAATATGCAAGATTGCAAGAAGAATCATTACAGGTTAATAGGAATTATAAAACCCCTTATCAGAGTAAACCTATGTTAGCCAATATCAAACTACCTTTATTGCCTACTCCTAATGTTGTAACCAAAGGAGTGACTAGTAATTTAGGAATTCAGCATAACAGCAGCAGAAACAACAAGTATATCCCTGCAGATATAAGGGCTGAAAAAATTGCAAAAGGCTTATGGTACTTTTCTGATCAGAAGTATGAAAGAGGACACAAATGTAAATTTAAAGAACCACAGTTGTTCACTGTTGAAGTCCCTGGGGATGAGGTTGACAAATGTGATGAATGGTGTGATGTTGATGAGGGTTGTGGGGAAAATGAACTGTCAGGGGTAAAGGAAGCAGTCATTTCAGTAAATGCTTTGGCTGGTAATCAAAATTTTCAGACCATGAGGGTCAAAGGTTTTGTTAAAGGTAAAATGGTTCATATATTGATTGATACTGGTAGTACTCATAATTTCTTAGATGAAGGTTTAGCCAAGGAAATTGGGGTGGATATTGAGGAAATACCTTCTCAAATGATAACTGTAGCAGATGGTAACCAAATGGCTTATGATAAAATATGTAAGAAATTTGAGTGGGGAATGAGTGATATAGACTTCTGCACAGAAGTAATGTTAATTGGTTTGGGCAGCTGTGATATGGGTTTGGGTATCCAATGGTTATCTACTCTAGGGCTAGTATATTGGGATTTCAAGAAACTTAGGATGGACTTTGTGATTAATGATAATTCTATCACTTTGAAAGGAGTTCCGGCTAAGAAATTGAAGGTTTCAGAAAATGGTCCTACTCAGAAAATGTTAAAGAATGCGGCTCAATTATGCTTTCTGCAGTTGGTGCATACTCAAAAAGATTTTGAGCACAAGATTTCAGCTATACAAGAAAATGTAGAATTTTTAGAACTTACAGAGTTAAAGTCAAAATTTGAGGAAGTTTTTAAAGAACCCACTGAGTTACCTCCCTCCAGAGGTATTATGGATCATCAAAATCCTCTTATTGATGGAGCAAGTCCTGTGAATATAAGGCCTTACAGGTACCCCCTTAAACAGAAGGATGTTATTGAGCAATTGGTACAAGAAATGTTGGATAGAGGTATTATTCAAGATAGTACAAGTCCATTTGCTTCTCCTGTAGTTTTGGTAGGAAAAAAGGATGGAACATGGAGGTTATGTATTGATTACAGGGAACTGAATAAAAGAACTGTAAAAGATAAATTCCCTATTCCAATTATAGAAGAATTGATGGATGAGCTGGCAGGTTCAACAATATTTAGTAAGCTTGATTTAAGGGCGGGCTATCATCAGATGAGGTTGCATCAAGATGATGTATTCAAAACTGCTTTTAAAACTCATATAGGtcactatgagtttttggttaTGCCTTTTAgattaaccaatgcaccagcaTCTTTTCAAAGGTGGATGAATTCTGTGTTTAAACCATTGTTAAGGAAATCAGTTCTTGTTTTCTTTGATGACATATTGGTTTATAGTAAAAATTTGGCAGATCATTGGGTACATTTGGAAGAAGTTTTTCAGCTTATGATTTCAAATCAATTGTATGCAAAGGAGTCTAAGTGTTCTTTTGCAGTATACAAGATTGAGTATCTAGGACACTTTATCTCTGTAGAAGGTATAACAACAGATTCAAGGAAGGTTCAAGCTGTGGCTAACTGGCCTGTCCCAAAAAGTTTAAAACAGTTGAGGAGTTTTTTGGGTTTATCTGGTTATTACAGAAAATTTGTCAAGAGTTATGCAATTTTATGCAAACCTTTGACAGATTTACTTAAAAAGGGAGCTTTTAGTTGGAATGATCAGGTTCAACATGCATTTGAGGTGGTCAAGCAAGCATTGATGACAGCTCCAGTTTTGGCTTTGCCAAATTTCTCAAAGATTTTTATTATTGAAACTGATGCATCTCAGAGAGGAATATGA